The window GGTAGTGGTGGCCGAGGACGAAGACCTTGTCCCCGAGCTTCTCCTTGGCCGCGCGGGCGCGCTCCACCAGGTCCGGGTCGGACGGGGAGGGCAGATCGCCAGGGCACTCGACGCCGCGCTCGCTCCTGGGGTCGGCATCGCGGCCGAGGAGCAGCAGGGCGAGAGGTGTCGGCTGGACGTCCAGTGGTTGGGCGGTGGTCACGTCACGCACCCTTTCTGTTCTGCGGTCAGTGCGGTGAAGCCGCTCCAGGGGAGCCGGGGCCTGCACCGGGAAGTCTTTTCGTCTATTTGACGCTATCTATCATATCTGCTTCATGTCACTTTGACGACACCGATCGCGTCGATGTGACGCATCCCGTCCCGGGTCCGTGATGCCCCCCGCTCGCGGACGCTTCCCGGACCGGTGTGCGAGCATGAAAGGAACAGGCAAGCGCTCGGCCCGGAATGAATCCGCGGTCCCGACGGTTGCAACGTCGGCAAGCAGTCCGTACAACCCGGGAGAGAAGCAGATGTCCGTATCGGACGAGACCACCACCGTGAGCGACGGCATCCTCCTGTCCGACGCCGCCGCAGCCAAGGTCAAGGGCCTGCTGGAGCAGGAAGGCCGTGACGACCTGGCGCTGCGCGTCGCCGTCCAGCCCGGCGGTTGCTCGGGCCTGCGCTACCAGCTCTTCTTCGACGAGCGTTCGCTCGACGGCGATGTCGTGAAGGACTTCGACGGCGTCAAGGTCGTCACCGACCGGATGAGCGCTCCGTACCTGGGCGGCGCCTCCGTCGACTTCGTCGACACCATCGAGAAGCAGGGCTTCACCATCGACAACCCGAACGCCACGGGCTCCTGCGCCTGCGGCGACTCCTTCAGCTAGGAGCGAAGGCGACAGCGGGCAGCGGTACCCGCAGAAGGCGATGGCCCCCGGAATCCCGGGGGCCATCGCCTTTTCTGTCGTACCTGCCGTCGTGCGCCCGCCAGGGATTACGGCACAGCCCTCAGCCGCGCGGCACCACGCCGCCCGTCGTGTCGAGCACCTTCCGGTCACCCAGCGGCGCGTGCAGCGTCACCGTTCGCGTCAGCTTCTTGGCGATCATGATGCAGACCTTCTTCGGGTCGGGGTTCGACTCGGTGATCGTCACCCGTACCGCGTCCGCGCTCTCGGACGCGCTCGCCGCGTACGTACTGCACACCCCGCCCCAGAACGCCACCTCGAGCGTCCGCCCGTCGGCGCTGTACGAGATGAGCGGCTGCTGGGACCGTGCGTCGTCCCCCGGGCCGGGGCTCGGAGTTTTCCGGGGCGTCGGGGTCTTCGAGGGCTTCGCCAGCGAGTCCGGGTCCACCGCGACCTGCGTGACCGTGTTGCCCGTTCCGCCCGCGGCCGGGTGCACCGAGAAGAGCCATGACGGTACGAGCGTCTGCTCGCCCTCCACGTAACGCATCGCGAGGCCGAACACCGCCTTGTCGACCGTCACGGTCGTCGTCCCACGCTCCGCCCCGGTCCGCGTCCCGCAACTGTTCCCCGGCGACTTCAGGCTGCCTTCCTCCAGTGGTACGGGGGTGGCACACCCCCCGATGCCGCTGCGCGGAGCGTCCGCCCGCCCCGCCCTGTTCAACTGGTTCAGCGCGTCCCCCGCGCTGATCACCGGATACTCGGCGCCCTTCTCGAGGCCCTTCAACTGCCCGCTGCCACCGGTCACTTCACCGTCGGGGCCCACCTGGATACCGGTCGCCCAGCCGTAGGTGGGCAGCCCGTCGACCACCGGGTTCGCGTTCACCACCCGTACCGGGCCCATCAGTTGGCGGGCGTCGAGAGCCGCGTCGTCCTGACCGACCGCCTTCAGTACGGGCGCGGCGGCGGCCTTGGCCGCCTTCTCGCTCACCGGCGACCCCGCGCCGCCCGGCGCCATGTCCTTGCTCGAACACACCGTGGTGCTCTGGCAGTTGTCCGTCCCGCCGGAGCCGTACCTGGCGAACGTCCAGGTGCCCGGCGCCTGCTTGTTCACCCGCAGCAGTGGACCTGAGCCGTCCCCGTCGGAACCCACCTTCCAGACCGTGCCCTCGGCCTGCGGTGTACCCGCCACGCCCAGTGCCTTCGCCAGCCGTGCCACCTCCGCCGCCGATACCGTGCCCTTCGCGCGGTGGACAGCGGCCGTGTCCGGCCCGTCGGGCAGCTTGCCGGCCGCGCGGTAGACCACACCGCCGCCACCCGGATCGGGCTCGCCGACAGCAATGCCCTCGGGGGGCGTCGTCGGGCTGTCCGGGCCGCCCGGCGTCTCGTCGAGCGCGAGCAAGGGAGCCGCGTCGTCACTGCCGCCCGACCGGCTGCCCCCCTCGTCCGCCGCGGTGGCGGCCCAGTACGCACCGCCGCCCCCGGCCAGCAGCACCGCTGCCGCCACCGAGGCGACGGCCAGCCGGGACCGCCGTCGGGGGCGGATCACGTCGTTGTCGGGTCGCTCGGTGCTCACCGGATCGCTCCTTCGACTGCGTTGCCGTCACCGTGACCGTCGCACGGTCATCGCCTGTCCCGCGAGTCGGGGACAACGGTGGGACGGAGCACAGGAGCTCTCGGTTCCCCCATGGGGCATTCGGGGGGTGTCCGGTGCGAGCGGCCGCCGCTCTCAGTCGCCGTACTCGGCCATCGAGTCGATCAGCCGTGCGGACGCGGGCGGAACGGTCACGCCGTGAATCAGGGACGGCGCCACAGGGGTGGGAGCGGCCGTGGCGGGTACCACCCAGTGCGGAGCCATCCGTGCGCAGTCACCGCGCAGCTCGGCCAGGCTGATCTCGGACTCGCGCGGGGCGATGTTCTTCGACATGTCCGCACCGTAGGCACCGCGAGCCTCAGGATAAAAGACCTACTATCGGGTAGTTTTTCCCCCTTCAAGGCGAGTGCGGCGAACGGGTAGCGTGGACTGTCACGCCGTCCCGGGAGCGCAGTCACCCGTTCCCCTCGACCTCCGCAGGAGCAGTCTCCCCGTGCGCATCGCAGTCACCGGCTCCATCGCCACCGATCACCTCATGACCTTCCCGGGCCGTTTCGCCGACCAGCTGGTCGCCGACCAGCTGCACACGGTCTCGCTCTCCTTCCTGGTCGACAACCTCGATGTACGCCGGGGCGGTGTGGCTGCCAACATCTGCTTCGGCATGGGCCTCCTCGGCACCGGCCCGATCCTGGTCGGCGCCGCGGGCTCCGACTTCGACGAGTACCGCGCCTGGCTCGACCGGCACGGTGTGGACACCGGATCGGTCCGGATCTCCGAAGTCCTGCACACCGCCCGTTTCGTCTGTACGACGGACGCCGACCACAACCAGATCGGCTCCTTCTACACGGGCGCGATGAGCGAGGCCCGGCTGATCGAGCTGAAGGCCGTCGCCGACCGGGTGGGCGGGCTCGACCTCGTCTCGATCGGCGCCGACGACCCCGAGGCGATGCTCCGCCACACCGAGGAGTGCCGCTCGCGCGGCATCGCGTTCGCCGCCGACTTCTCGCAGCAGATCGCCCGGATGGACGGCGATGAGATCCGGATCCTCCTCGACGGCGCCACGTACCTCTTCTCCAACGAGTACGAGAAGGGGCTCATCGAGTCCAAGACCGGTTGGACGGACGAGGAGATCCTCGCCAAGGTCGGCCACCGCGTCACCACGCTCGGCGCCCGCGGTGTCCGGATCGAGCGGGCCGGCCAGGAGACCATCGAGGTCGGCTGCCCGGAGGAGGAGACGAAGGCCGACCCGACCGGCGTCGGCGACGCGTTCCGTGCCGGATTCCTCTCCGGTCTTGCCTGGGGCGTCGGCCTGGAGCGGGCCGCCCAGGTCGGCTGCATGCTCGCCACGCTGGTCATCGAGACGGTCGGCACGCAGGAGTACACCCTGCGCCGCACCCACTTCATGGACCGCTTCACCAAGGCGTACGGCCACGACGCCGCCGCCGAGGTCCGCGCCCACCTCGCGTAGTCAGGACAGCCGGCGGACCACATAGGCCGAGCCGCGGTCCGCCGGCTGCTCACCCACGTACTCCTGCTCACGCATCACGCACCACGCCGGGATGTCCAGCCGCGCGGCCTCGTCGTCGGAGAGCACGGTCACCGTCCCGCCCACCGGTACCTCTCCGATCACCTTTGCGAGTTCGATCACCGGGATCGGGCACCTCTTGCCCAGGGAGTCGACGACCAGGGACGTGGTGGCCGCGGGGGAGGGGGCCACCGAAACGGGCGCGCCCAGCTTCTCCCGTACCTCTGACACCACCCCCGGCAGCACCCGGAGGAAGCGGTCGACGTCCTCCGCCGTGGTGCCGGCCGGCAGGGACACCCGGACGTTCCCTTCCGACAGCACCCCCATCGCCCTCAGCACATGGCTCGGCGTCAGCGTGCTGCTGGTGCAGGACGAACCGGACGATACGGAGAACTCCGCCCGGTCCAGTTCATGGAGCAGGGTCTCCCCGTCGACATAGAGACAGGAGAAGGTCACCAGATGCGGCAGCCGCCGCACCGGATCACCGACCACCTCCACGTCGGGCACCAGCTCCGGCACCCGCGCCCGGATCAGGTCCACCAGTGCCCGCAGCCGTACGGACTCCGCCGCCGCCTCCGCACGGACCGCGCGCAGCGACGCCGCCGCCGCCAGGACCGCGGGAATGTTCTCGAAGCCGACGGCCCGCCCCGACTCCCGCTCGTCCGCCGGGCCTTGAGGAGCGAACCGGACCCCCTTGCGCACGGCGAGCAGCCCCACCCCCGAAGGCCCGCCCCACTTGTGGGCGCTCGCCGCCAGCAGTGACCAGCCCGCCGGCACCGGACCCCAGCCCAGCGACTGCGCGGCGTCCACCAGCAGGGGTACGCCCGACGCCCGGCAGAGCTCCGCGACCTCGGCCACCGGCTGCTCCGTACCGACCTCGTGGTTGGCGGACTGCAGACAGGCCAGTGCGGTGTCCTCGCGCAGGGCCTCCCCGTACGCCGCCGCACTCACCGCCCCCGCCCGGTCCACCGGCACCTCGGCGAACGTCCCGCCCTGTGCCTCATGCGTGGCAGCCGCATGGAGCACCGACGAATGCTCGACCGCCGAGACCACCAGGTGGCGGCCGACACGCCGACGCCCGGCGAGCGCTCCGGAGATCGCGGAGTGCACCGCCCGCGTCCCCGAAGAGGTGAAGGTGAGCTCGTCGGGGCGGCACCCCACGGCCTCCGCGGCGGCCTCCCGGGCCGCGTCCAGCAGCAGCCGCGCCCGCCGCCCCTCCCGGTACAGCCGGGCAGGGTCGGCCCAGCCCTCGTCCAGGGCGGCAAGCAGCGCCTGGCGGGCGACCGGGTGCAGGGGGGCGGAGGATGCGGCGTCGAAGTAGGGCACACGTCCACGCTAGCTCGCGCCCGCCAGCATGTCGGGACGGGCCGGTCGCGCAGCCAGGAGAGGGCCCGTCAGATGGCGGCCGGAGGCCCGGATTCCACCCCTTCGGGGTTACGGGCGGCGCGTTGGGCACCCTCCCCGCGCGACCCCAAATAGCGTCCAGTAGGGTTTGGTCCGCATAAACATCCAAACCCCTGCCCGCGTCAGGGCGGCGACCGACCAACGAGACGGCCGCGCCGAACGCGCGGGCGAGACTCTCGGGAAGGCGCTACGTGAGTCCCAACGGCTCCGACCGCTCGTCGCGGCGCCCGATGCGGCGGAAGCTGCCGCAGGTGCTGACTGCGGGCCTGATCCTGGCGACCGCCACCGGTTGCACATACAAGGACTTTCCCCGCCTTGGTATGCCCACGCCGGTAACGGAAGAGGCACCACGGATCCTTTCCCTCTGGCAGGGCTCGTGGGCGGCAGCGCTCGCCACGGGTGTGCTGGTCTGGGGCCTGATCCTGTGGAGCGTCATCTTCCACCGGCGCAGCCGCACCAAGGTGGAGGTTCCTCCGCAGACCCGGTACAACATGCCCATCGAGGCGCTGTACACCGTGGTCCCTCTCATCATCGTCTCGGTGCTGTTCTACTTCACCGCGCGCGATGAATCGAAGATCCTCTCGCTCTCGGCGAAGCCCGCCCACACCATCAACGTGGTCGGCTACCAGTGGAGCTGGGGCTTCAACTACATCGAGAACGTGGACGGCTCGACCGCCACGGGCAACGAGATCCCCAAGGAGCTCGACGCCATCCCCGACCGGTTCCGTAAGCAGTTCCCGCCGGGTGCGGACGGCGTCTACGACGTCGGCGTCCCGGGCACCCGGAACCCGCAGAACGGCAACCCGGGCCCGACCCTGTGGCTGCCGAAGGGCGAGAAGGTCCGCTTCATTCTGACGTCGCGTGACGTCATCCACTCCTTCTGGGTGGTGCCGTTCCTCATGAAGCAGGACGTCATTCCGGGCCACACCAACTCCTTCGAGGTGACTCCCAACCAGGAGGGCACCTTCATGGGCAAGTGCGCCGAGCTCTGCGGCGTCGACCACTCCCGGATGCTCTTCAACGTCAAGGTCGTCTCCCCGGAGCGCTACCAGGCGCACCTCAAGGAGCTGGCCAAGAAGGGCCAAACGGGCTACGTGCCGGCCGGTATCGAGCAGACGAACCCGGCCAGGAATGCGGAGACGAACAAACTGTGAGCATTCTCAACGAATCTCAGGGTGCCGCGGCAGCAGACGACTCGTACGAGGACGAGCTGCCGGTCCGGCGCAAGCAGCCGGGAAATGTCGTCGTCAAGTGGATGACCACCACTGACCACAAGACGATCGGCACGATGTACCTGGTCACGTCGTTCGCGTTCTTCTGCATCGGCGGTCTGCTGGCGCTCTTCATGCGCGCCGAGCTGGCCCGTCCCGGCACGCAGATCATGTCGAACGAGCAGTTCAACCAGGCGTTCACGATGCACGGCACGATCATGCTGCTGATGTTCGCGACGCCGCTGTTCGCCGGGTTCGCGAACTGGATCATGCCGCTGCAGATCGGCGCGCCCGACGTGGCGTTCCCGCGGCTGAACATGTTCGCGTACTGGCTGTACCTCTTCGGCTCGATCATCGCGGTGGCCGGCTTCCTCACCCCGCAGGGTGCGGCCGACTTCGGCTGGTTCGCCTACTCCCCGCTCTCGGACGCGGTCCGTTCGCCGGGTATCGGCGCCGACATGTGGATCATGGGTCTGGCCTTCTCCGGCTTCGGCACGATCCTCGGTTCGGTCAACTTCATCACCACGATCATCTGCATGCGCGCACCCGGTATGACGATGTTCCGCATGCCGATCTTCGTGTGGAACGTCCTGCTGACCGGTGTGCTGGTCCTGCTGGCCTTCCCGGTGCTCGCCGCCGCGCTCTTCGCGCTGGAGGCGGACCGCAAGTTCGGGGCGCATGTATTCGACGCGGCCAACGGCGGCGCACTGCTCTGGCAACACCTCTTCTGGTTCTTCGGCCATCCAGAGGTGTACATCATCGCGTTGCCATTCTTCGGAATCATTTCCGAAGTGATCCCGGTGTTCAGCCGGAAGCCGATGTTCGGCTACATCGGCCTGATCAGCGCGACGATCGCCATCGCGGGCCTGTCCGTGACCGTGTGGGCGCACCACATGTACGTCACCGGCGGTGTGCTGCTGCCGTTCTTCTCGTTCATGACGTTCCTCATCGCGGTACCGACCGGTGTGAAGTTCTTCAACTGGATCGGCACGATGTGGAAGGGATCGCTGTCCTTCGAGACACCGATGCTGTGGGCCGTCGGCTTCCTGATCACCTTCACCTTCGGTGGTCTGACCGGCGTCATCCTGGCCTCGCCCCCGATGGACTTCCACGTCTCGGACTCGTACTTCGTCGTCGCGCACTTCCACTACGTCATCTTCGGCACCGTGGTCTTCGCGATGTTCTCCGGATTCCACTTCTGGTGGCCGAAGTTCACCGGCAAGATGCTGGACGAGCGGCTCGGCAAGATGACGTTCTGGACGCTGTTCGTGGGCTTCCACGGGACGTTCCTGGTGCAGCACTGGCTCGGTGCCGAGGGCATGCCGCGTCGTTACGCGGACTACCTCGCCGCCGACGGCTTCACCGCGCTGAACACGATCTCGACGATCTCCTCGTTCCTGCTCGGCCTGTCGATGCTGCCGTTCTTCTACAACGTGTGGAAGACCGCCAAGTACGGCAAGAAGGTCGAGGTCGACGACCCGTGGGGGTACGGCCGTTCGCTGGAGTGGGCGACCTCCTGCCCGCCGCCGCGGCACAACTTCCTCACCCTGCCGCGGATCCGTTCCGAATCCCCGGCGTTCGACCTGCACCACCCGGAGATCTCGGCGCTCGAGCAGCTGGAGCATCACTCCGAGGCTGACAAGGCCCTCGCGGGTGGCAAGGAGGCCGGCAAGTGAAGATCCAGGGCAAGATGTTCCTCTGGCTGAGCGTCTTCATCCTCGCCATGGCAGTGACCTACGGCGTGTGGTCGAAGGAGCCGGCCGGTACCACCGCGCTCGTCCTGGCCTTCGGCCTGAGCGTCATGATCGGCTTCTACCTGGCCTTCACGGCGCAGCGGGTCGACGCGATGGCTCAGGACAACAAGGAAGCCGATGTCGCGGACGAGGCCGGCGAGGTGGGGTTCTTCTCCCCGCACAGCTGGCAGCCGCTCTCGCTGGCCGTCGGTGGCGCCCTCGCCTTCATGGGGGTCATCTTCGGATGGTGGCTGCTCTACTTCTCGGCCCCGGTCATCCTGATCGGCCTGTTCGGCTGGGTCTTCGAGTACTACCGCGGTGAGAACCGCACCCAGTGACACCGCTCCACCTGACGGGGGCCCGCACTTCTCATGTGAGAGGTGCGGGTCCCCCGTTTGCAGTCACCCCGCGCGCTGAAACTGATGAATCTTCTTAGCGTGGTGACCATGAACACGCCGCGCATTCGTCCCGTAGTGAGCTGCACGCTGCTGGTCATGACCCTGGTTGCAGGGGCGACCGCCTGTGGTGGGCCACACGGTCATCCACTCGCCGAACAGCCGTACGACGCGGCGGACGAGATCACCTCCAACGCCCCTGAGGGCAACAAGAAGGCCGATCCCGACAAGCCCCTCGAAGTGACCGCCAGCGGTGACGACGGCCGGATCACGGACGTGGCCGCGGTGGACACCGCCGGGCGCCACCTCGCGGGCGAACTCTCGGCCGACGGGCTGCGCTGGCACTCCACCGTCCCGCTCGCGGCCGGCACCCGCTACACCGTCAGGGTCAGCGTCGAGGACGACGACGGTGCTCCGGGCAGCCGTACGCTCTCCTTCGAGACGGCCCCGGCGAAGAAGCTCCTGAATGTCACCTTCGGCCCGCACGCGGGCACCTATGGCGTCGGACAGCCCATTACGGCGGAACTCAGCGCTCCGGTCAAGGACAAAGCCGCCAGGGCCACCGTGGAGCGCGCACTGAAGGTCCGCTCCACGCCCTCCGTGACGGGCTCCTGGTACTGGGTCGACGACAAGATCCTGCATTACCGCCCGCAGACGTACTGGCCGGCCCGGGCAACGATCGAGGTCAGCAGCAACATGGCCGGCATCAGGGTCACCAAGGGGCTGTACGGAGCCCCCACGAAGGCGTTGAAGATCACTACCGGCGACCGTATCGAGGCCATCACCGACGCCGCCGCGCACTCCATGACGGTCAAGCGCAACGGAGAAGTGATCAACACCATTCCGGTGACCACCGGAAGGCCCGGCTTCGACACCCGCAACGGTGTCAAAGTCGTGCTGAGCAAGGAGTACTCCGTACGCATGCGCGGGGAGACCATCGGCATCTCGGAGAATTCCAGCGACGGTTACGACCTGATGGTCTACTACGCGACCCGCGTCACCTGGAGCGGTGAGTACGTGCACGCCGCCCCCTGGTCCACCGGCTCACAGGGGTACGCGAACGTCAGCCACGGCTGTACGGGCATGAGCAACGCCCAGGCCCAGTGGTTCTTCAACACCGTGCGCGAGGGCGACCTCGTCTCGGTCGTCGGCAGCCAGGGCGCCACGATGACGCCGTTCGACAACGGCTACGGCGACTGGAACCTGTCCTGGGCCAAATGGCAGCAGGGCAGCGCCCTGCAGAACAACGCCACCCCGGACGGGTCGACGGTGGAGGCGGCGCGCCTGCGCCCCGAGGTCTGACCGGCCAGGGGAGTGCGCCGAACCTCGAAGGGACATGAAGCAGCCCGGCCCGCGGCGGAACCGCGGGCCGGGCTGCAGCAGGACTCAGGACTGTACGCAGAGCCTGCTGCGCAGCAGAGCGGCCAGGGCGTCCGCGAACTCGACCGGCTCGACCGGAAGGGTCACCGCGGCGT is drawn from Streptomyces sp. NBC_01717 and contains these coding sequences:
- the ctaC gene encoding aa3-type cytochrome oxidase subunit II, with translation MSPNGSDRSSRRPMRRKLPQVLTAGLILATATGCTYKDFPRLGMPTPVTEEAPRILSLWQGSWAAALATGVLVWGLILWSVIFHRRSRTKVEVPPQTRYNMPIEALYTVVPLIIVSVLFYFTARDESKILSLSAKPAHTINVVGYQWSWGFNYIENVDGSTATGNEIPKELDAIPDRFRKQFPPGADGVYDVGVPGTRNPQNGNPGPTLWLPKGEKVRFILTSRDVIHSFWVVPFLMKQDVIPGHTNSFEVTPNQEGTFMGKCAELCGVDHSRMLFNVKVVSPERYQAHLKELAKKGQTGYVPAGIEQTNPARNAETNKL
- the ctaD gene encoding aa3-type cytochrome oxidase subunit I — its product is MSILNESQGAAAADDSYEDELPVRRKQPGNVVVKWMTTTDHKTIGTMYLVTSFAFFCIGGLLALFMRAELARPGTQIMSNEQFNQAFTMHGTIMLLMFATPLFAGFANWIMPLQIGAPDVAFPRLNMFAYWLYLFGSIIAVAGFLTPQGAADFGWFAYSPLSDAVRSPGIGADMWIMGLAFSGFGTILGSVNFITTIICMRAPGMTMFRMPIFVWNVLLTGVLVLLAFPVLAAALFALEADRKFGAHVFDAANGGALLWQHLFWFFGHPEVYIIALPFFGIISEVIPVFSRKPMFGYIGLISATIAIAGLSVTVWAHHMYVTGGVLLPFFSFMTFLIAVPTGVKFFNWIGTMWKGSLSFETPMLWAVGFLITFTFGGLTGVILASPPMDFHVSDSYFVVAHFHYVIFGTVVFAMFSGFHFWWPKFTGKMLDERLGKMTFWTLFVGFHGTFLVQHWLGAEGMPRRYADYLAADGFTALNTISTISSFLLGLSMLPFFYNVWKTAKYGKKVEVDDPWGYGRSLEWATSCPPPRHNFLTLPRIRSESPAFDLHHPEISALEQLEHHSEADKALAGGKEAGK
- a CDS encoding HesB/IscA family protein, with the translated sequence MSVSDETTTVSDGILLSDAAAAKVKGLLEQEGRDDLALRVAVQPGGCSGLRYQLFFDERSLDGDVVKDFDGVKVVTDRMSAPYLGGASVDFVDTIEKQGFTIDNPNATGSCACGDSFS
- a CDS encoding cytochrome c oxidase subunit 4 yields the protein MKIQGKMFLWLSVFILAMAVTYGVWSKEPAGTTALVLAFGLSVMIGFYLAFTAQRVDAMAQDNKEADVADEAGEVGFFSPHSWQPLSLAVGGALAFMGVIFGWWLLYFSAPVILIGLFGWVFEYYRGENRTQ
- a CDS encoding carbohydrate kinase family protein, giving the protein MRIAVTGSIATDHLMTFPGRFADQLVADQLHTVSLSFLVDNLDVRRGGVAANICFGMGLLGTGPILVGAAGSDFDEYRAWLDRHGVDTGSVRISEVLHTARFVCTTDADHNQIGSFYTGAMSEARLIELKAVADRVGGLDLVSIGADDPEAMLRHTEECRSRGIAFAADFSQQIARMDGDEIRILLDGATYLFSNEYEKGLIESKTGWTDEEILAKVGHRVTTLGARGVRIERAGQETIEVGCPEEETKADPTGVGDAFRAGFLSGLAWGVGLERAAQVGCMLATLVIETVGTQEYTLRRTHFMDRFTKAYGHDAAAEVRAHLA
- a CDS encoding cysteine desulfurase/sulfurtransferase TusA family protein, with protein sequence MPYFDAASSAPLHPVARQALLAALDEGWADPARLYREGRRARLLLDAAREAAAEAVGCRPDELTFTSSGTRAVHSAISGALAGRRRVGRHLVVSAVEHSSVLHAAATHEAQGGTFAEVPVDRAGAVSAAAYGEALREDTALACLQSANHEVGTEQPVAEVAELCRASGVPLLVDAAQSLGWGPVPAGWSLLAASAHKWGGPSGVGLLAVRKGVRFAPQGPADERESGRAVGFENIPAVLAAAASLRAVRAEAAAESVRLRALVDLIRARVPELVPDVEVVGDPVRRLPHLVTFSCLYVDGETLLHELDRAEFSVSSGSSCTSSTLTPSHVLRAMGVLSEGNVRVSLPAGTTAEDVDRFLRVLPGVVSEVREKLGAPVSVAPSPAATTSLVVDSLGKRCPIPVIELAKVIGEVPVGGTVTVLSDDEAARLDIPAWCVMREQEYVGEQPADRGSAYVVRRLS
- a CDS encoding L,D-transpeptidase: MNTPRIRPVVSCTLLVMTLVAGATACGGPHGHPLAEQPYDAADEITSNAPEGNKKADPDKPLEVTASGDDGRITDVAAVDTAGRHLAGELSADGLRWHSTVPLAAGTRYTVRVSVEDDDGAPGSRTLSFETAPAKKLLNVTFGPHAGTYGVGQPITAELSAPVKDKAARATVERALKVRSTPSVTGSWYWVDDKILHYRPQTYWPARATIEVSSNMAGIRVTKGLYGAPTKALKITTGDRIEAITDAAAHSMTVKRNGEVINTIPVTTGRPGFDTRNGVKVVLSKEYSVRMRGETIGISENSSDGYDLMVYYATRVTWSGEYVHAAPWSTGSQGYANVSHGCTGMSNAQAQWFFNTVREGDLVSVVGSQGATMTPFDNGYGDWNLSWAKWQQGSALQNNATPDGSTVEAARLRPEV